In Hamadaea flava, a genomic segment contains:
- a CDS encoding S1 family peptidase, which translates to MKRQIIIATASAAAAIAALVGHGIAVADPASTVQGTPFADANLRDEPEGAVIGTATAASVYTVTCYRVGDHQVAGAGGTNPYWDRVTDSAGNEAGWIADVWLDTGADINTQVEPCAATNPLGRLHTDTTNTPTTSTSNYAGQLYYAEVGSGITYARGECTTGFAVTGPGDRSYLVTAGHCVLTSGGAVYGKEGGFLNGGVDDSSKFGTFADVDAASDVGLIAAPADPRVADGPTGGRFVKYASGVARDLRVGQSLCASGAVTGVRCGLEIVALQTDYLKFKGMIKVKVPAGTVGACHGDSGGPAFVVDPVQPGLVLAVGTITGGNHSKDDGTCSDSTSEDPQYVYISPIQPALDRWHLALQATGADIVPLPPAGPVIA; encoded by the coding sequence ATGAAGCGACAGATCATCATTGCCACTGCGTCCGCCGCGGCCGCGATCGCTGCCTTGGTCGGCCACGGCATCGCCGTGGCCGATCCCGCCTCCACCGTGCAGGGCACGCCGTTCGCCGACGCGAACCTGCGCGACGAGCCCGAAGGAGCGGTCATCGGCACCGCCACCGCAGCCAGCGTCTACACCGTCACCTGCTACCGGGTCGGCGATCACCAGGTCGCCGGAGCGGGCGGAACCAACCCCTACTGGGATCGGGTCACCGACAGCGCCGGCAACGAGGCTGGCTGGATCGCCGACGTCTGGCTGGACACCGGCGCTGACATCAACACCCAGGTCGAACCGTGCGCCGCCACCAACCCTCTCGGTCGCCTGCACACCGACACCACCAACACGCCCACGACGTCAACCAGTAACTACGCAGGTCAGCTCTATTACGCCGAGGTCGGCTCAGGGATCACCTACGCTCGAGGAGAATGCACTACCGGATTTGCTGTCACAGGTCCCGGTGATCGCAGTTACCTCGTGACCGCTGGGCACTGCGTACTCACATCGGGGGGAGCGGTCTACGGCAAGGAAGGCGGGTTCCTGAACGGCGGCGTTGATGACTCCAGCAAGTTCGGAACGTTCGCCGACGTCGACGCTGCTAGCGATGTTGGGCTCATCGCCGCCCCGGCTGACCCGCGAGTAGCAGACGGTCCCACCGGCGGCCGCTTCGTCAAGTACGCGTCGGGCGTCGCCCGTGATCTGCGTGTCGGTCAGAGCTTGTGCGCGTCCGGGGCAGTCACCGGTGTTCGATGCGGACTCGAAATCGTCGCTCTTCAGACGGACTACCTGAAGTTCAAGGGCATGATCAAGGTCAAGGTGCCAGCCGGAACGGTGGGCGCATGCCACGGGGACAGCGGCGGGCCGGCGTTCGTGGTGGATCCCGTCCAGCCTGGGCTGGTCCTCGCGGTGGGAACGATCACCGGCGGCAACCACAGCAAGGACGACGGAACCTGCTCCGACTCGACTTCAGAAGACCCTCAGTACGTCTACATCAGCCCGATCCAGCCCGCACTCGATCGATGGCATCTGGCTCTGCAGGCGACCGGTGCCGATATCGTGCCGCTGCCCCCGGCCGGGCCAGTCATTGCGTGA
- a CDS encoding IS6 family transposase, whose amino-acid sequence MNSSTRPRTCSLPKSAFAGFRFPAEVIVVAVRWYLRFNLSYRDVEELLLERGVEVDHVTVFRWVQRFIPLLADAARFGRHSPSDRWFVDETYVKVHGVWRYVYRAVDQQGQIIDVLVSDRRDAAAARKLFHRALSTLKVTPTEVVTDAAAVYPAVLEELIPSAWHHVERYANNPIEADHSQLKHRLRPMRGLRTDKTAQVIIAGHAFMQNLRRGHYELTADSSSALPVAAAFTELAQAI is encoded by the coding sequence GTGAACTCATCGACCCGTCCGCGCACCTGTTCGCTACCGAAGTCGGCGTTTGCCGGGTTCCGGTTCCCGGCCGAGGTGATCGTGGTCGCAGTCCGCTGGTACCTGCGGTTCAATCTCTCCTATCGCGACGTTGAGGAACTGCTGCTCGAACGCGGCGTCGAGGTCGATCACGTGACCGTGTTCCGGTGGGTGCAGCGGTTCATCCCGCTACTGGCCGACGCCGCCCGATTCGGCCGGCACTCGCCAAGCGACAGGTGGTTCGTCGACGAGACCTACGTCAAAGTCCACGGGGTGTGGCGATACGTGTACCGCGCGGTCGACCAGCAAGGGCAGATCATCGACGTGCTGGTCTCGGACCGCCGGGACGCCGCCGCGGCCCGTAAGCTCTTCCACCGTGCGCTGTCCACGCTGAAGGTCACGCCCACCGAAGTGGTCACCGACGCCGCCGCGGTCTACCCAGCCGTGCTCGAAGAGCTGATCCCGTCGGCGTGGCACCACGTCGAGCGGTACGCCAACAACCCGATCGAGGCTGATCACAGCCAGCTCAAACACCGGCTGCGACCGATGCGCGGGCTACGAACGGACAAGACCGCACAAGTGATCATCGCCGGACACGCCTTCATGCAGAACCTGCGCCGCGGACATTACGAACTCACCGCCGACAGCTCGTCCGCTCTCCCGGTCGCCGCTGCGTTCACCGAACTCGCCCAAGCGATCTGA
- a CDS encoding SDR family NAD(P)-dependent oxidoreductase, giving the protein MTTASRRVGLVTGANRGLGYALCRALAQQGKKVYLSGRDAAFVTQAAATLAAEGLPIRPVTFDVTSEASVNTAVDQIMAQHERIDVLIYNAGIVGDAGQKAPHPDFQRVEQIVDTNLMGAWRCVAAAAPYMIAAGYGRIVTISSRLAATTATRCQRGSQLPRRQKRPQHADPGTGCRTRRHRRTRQRRRAPTHPDPHGAPRHRDDHRRGSRHRHRMAGDASRRRAQRGPVDRSPREAVVAGTQRRVFGVVVTVVLVITQ; this is encoded by the coding sequence ATGACCACCGCCTCCCGTCGGGTCGGGTTGGTTACCGGCGCCAACCGCGGCCTCGGATACGCCCTGTGCAGGGCACTTGCCCAGCAGGGCAAAAAGGTCTACCTGTCTGGACGCGACGCTGCGTTCGTCACCCAGGCCGCCGCCACTCTCGCGGCCGAAGGACTGCCCATCCGCCCGGTGACCTTCGACGTCACATCCGAAGCCTCCGTCAACACTGCGGTCGACCAGATTATGGCGCAGCACGAGCGGATCGACGTCCTCATCTACAACGCGGGCATCGTCGGAGACGCCGGGCAGAAGGCCCCCCACCCCGACTTCCAGCGCGTCGAGCAGATCGTCGACACCAACCTCATGGGGGCATGGCGGTGCGTCGCCGCGGCCGCCCCGTACATGATCGCCGCAGGCTACGGCCGCATCGTCACCATCTCCAGCCGTCTCGCCGCCACCACCGCGACCCGGTGCCAACGGGGGAGTCAGCTACCGCGTCGCCAAAAGCGGCCTCAACACGCTGACCCGGGTACTGGCTGCCGAACTCGACGGCACCGGCGTACTCGTCAACGCCGTCGCGCCCCCACCCATCCAGACCCGCATGGCGCTCCCCGGCATCGAGACGATCACCGCCGAGGCAGCCGCCACCGACACCGTATGGCTGGCGACGCTTCCAGACGACGGGCCCAGCGGGGACCTGTGGACCGGTCGCCGAGAGAAGCCGTGGTAGCGGGTACCCAACGTCGCGTCTTTGGTGTGGTTGTGACGGTCGTGTTAGTGATCACGCAATGA
- a CDS encoding WD40 repeat domain-containing protein: MRIPDATPIVVTAMLGHRSQCLSVAEGTVRLWDPSKGPSSGTMFAPQTSFGGPTAVAIADSPDGPLVVGGSAGYGLWRWNQTTGEPIGTPITDWAMRGMPSRLPMAVVAGSPGPVMVVGCDDGYLRSWNAVDGKPTGEPWPVHDQPIWSLAVVDGGGAGPVLVSGAADGLVKAWDPVTRQPVGTPLAKCGIPVAVFSVGPGLVGVASASGNIHVGDLSTGRRVTKSLSTGWQPAPGQPWFPGDVTYAGGLLAAAVVDTVHRWDPLTGEPTGDPIAVGDRVSALTTVHQENGGPMLLAATEDTRVQQFDLVTGRQVAPVVHPHAGNPNRVDVVRIGREQITLVVETRSRIASFDVRTGQLLGVLRRMGWFGVAVAGLADGSTVVVGADEDGIVRVAAPRLTVHDPTPDETPMTIWDVAAVTLPDGRIVIAGAGHDWLVYRWDAATGRSLGEPSAGHPISVKVVAAAVVDGVATLFSGCEAGQVRRWDAATGQPMGEPLASGLDHMSGLTVVRANAGQHILVGFDLDGVVHYWDAGTGELIWSGDQMTPMSHLLHTYQDRSGHTVLVYVITESSVGEGLGRWDVEARRVIPEPLPDGTCAVYNDDDHIMLARCTTDGALIIEPLDQPPSAPASSPSGGPLRCGIGGRGEPSGSPVRSLGRVR; encoded by the coding sequence ATGCGGATCCCTGACGCAACACCGATCGTCGTGACTGCGATGCTCGGACACCGGTCGCAGTGCCTGTCTGTGGCTGAGGGCACTGTCCGGCTGTGGGACCCGTCAAAAGGCCCTTCGTCGGGGACAATGTTTGCTCCGCAGACGTCGTTCGGTGGTCCTACCGCTGTTGCGATCGCCGATTCGCCGGACGGCCCCTTGGTGGTCGGCGGGTCGGCCGGCTACGGCTTGTGGCGGTGGAATCAGACGACCGGCGAACCGATCGGGACGCCGATCACGGACTGGGCGATGCGTGGCATGCCGTCGCGCCTGCCGATGGCCGTGGTCGCCGGTTCGCCGGGTCCGGTGATGGTGGTTGGCTGCGACGACGGCTACCTGCGGAGCTGGAACGCCGTAGACGGTAAGCCCACCGGCGAGCCCTGGCCGGTACACGATCAGCCGATCTGGTCCCTCGCTGTGGTCGACGGCGGCGGCGCCGGCCCGGTATTGGTCAGCGGCGCAGCGGATGGGCTCGTGAAAGCCTGGGATCCGGTCACCCGCCAACCTGTGGGTACACCGCTGGCGAAATGCGGTATCCCAGTTGCCGTGTTCTCAGTCGGGCCCGGATTGGTCGGCGTCGCCAGCGCCAGCGGCAACATCCACGTTGGGGATCTGTCGACCGGACGGCGAGTAACGAAGAGCTTGAGCACGGGTTGGCAGCCGGCGCCGGGACAGCCGTGGTTTCCCGGCGATGTCACGTATGCCGGTGGGCTGCTCGCTGCTGCGGTCGTCGACACCGTGCACCGGTGGGATCCGTTGACCGGCGAACCAACTGGTGACCCGATCGCCGTGGGCGACCGCGTCAGCGCGCTCACCACCGTCCACCAGGAGAACGGAGGGCCGATGCTGCTGGCGGCAACGGAGGACACACGCGTGCAGCAGTTCGACCTGGTCACCGGCCGGCAAGTCGCGCCCGTGGTGCATCCGCACGCCGGGAACCCTAATCGTGTCGACGTCGTACGCATCGGCCGCGAACAGATCACGCTGGTAGTCGAAACCCGCAGCCGAATCGCTAGCTTTGATGTACGTACGGGACAGCTGTTAGGCGTCCTCAGACGTATGGGTTGGTTCGGTGTTGCCGTCGCCGGGCTTGCCGACGGCAGCACAGTGGTCGTGGGAGCCGATGAGGACGGCATCGTCCGTGTGGCCGCACCCCGATTGACTGTCCACGACCCGACGCCGGATGAGACGCCGATGACGATCTGGGATGTGGCAGCGGTGACCTTGCCCGATGGGCGAATCGTGATCGCTGGTGCTGGGCATGACTGGCTTGTGTATCGGTGGGACGCTGCGACCGGCCGATCGCTGGGAGAACCGTCGGCTGGCCATCCCATCAGCGTGAAGGTGGTGGCCGCCGCAGTGGTGGACGGTGTCGCGACGCTGTTCTCCGGCTGCGAAGCCGGACAGGTACGCCGCTGGGACGCGGCGACCGGCCAACCGATGGGCGAACCACTTGCCAGCGGCCTTGACCATATGAGCGGTTTGACCGTCGTCCGCGCCAATGCCGGGCAGCACATCCTCGTCGGGTTCGACCTCGACGGTGTCGTGCACTACTGGGACGCCGGCACCGGCGAGCTGATCTGGTCCGGCGACCAGATGACCCCGATGTCGCACCTGCTGCACACCTATCAGGACCGGTCAGGCCACACCGTCCTCGTCTATGTCATCACCGAGAGCAGCGTCGGCGAAGGACTGGGGCGCTGGGACGTCGAAGCCCGACGTGTCATACCAGAGCCGCTGCCGGACGGCACGTGCGCGGTGTACAACGACGACGACCACATCATGCTCGCCCGTTGCACCACCGACGGCGCGCTCATCATCGAACCGCTGGACCAGCCTCCGTCTGCGCCAGCCTCAAGCCCATCGGGGGGGCCGTTGCGTTGTGGGATCGGTGGACGTGGTGAACCCTCGGGGTCGCCGGTCAGATCGCTTGGGCGAGTTCGGTGA